A genomic region of Ictidomys tridecemlineatus isolate mIctTri1 chromosome 10, mIctTri1.hap1, whole genome shotgun sequence contains the following coding sequences:
- the Pycr2 gene encoding pyrroline-5-carboxylate reductase 2: protein MSVGFIGAGQLTCALARGFTAAGILSAHKIIASSPEMDLPTVSVLRKMGVNITRSNKETVRHSDVLFLAVKPHIIPFVLDEIGASVQARHIVVSCAAGVTISSVEKKLMAFQEAPKVIRCMTNTPVVVREGATVYATGTHALVEDGQLLEQLMSSVGFCTEVEEDLIDAITGLSGSGPAYAFMALDALADGGVKMGVPRRLAVRLGAQALLGAAKMLLDSEDHPGQLKDNVCSPGGATIHALHFLESGGFRSLLINAVEASCIRTRELQSMADKEKISPAAVKKTLLDRVKLESSTVSTQTPSSPGKLLTRSPAQGGKKD from the exons ATGAGCGTGGGTTTTATCGGCGCTGGCCAGCTGACCTGTGCCCTGGCGCGGGGCTTTACCGCCGCAG GCATCTTGTCGGCTCACAAGATAATAGCCAGCTCCCCGGAAATGGACCTGCCTACGGTGTCTGTGCTCAGG AAAATGGGCGTGAACATAACCCGCAGCAACAAGGAGACCGTTAGGCACAGTGATGTCCTGTTCCTGGCTGTGAAGCCACACATCATCCCCTTTGTCCTGGATGAGATTGGGGCCAGTGTACAAGCCAGGCATATTGTGGTCTCCTGTGCAGCCGGTGTCACCATCAGCTCTGTGGAAAAG AAGCTGATGGCGTTCCAGGAGGCCCCCAAAGTGATTCGCTGCATGACCAACACACCTGTGGTGGTGCGGGAGGGTGCCACAGTATATGCCACTGGCACCCATGCCCTGGTGGAGGATGGGCAGCTCCTGGAGCAGCTCATGAGCAGTGTGGGCTTCTGCACTGAGGTGGAAGAGGACCTGATCGATGCCATCACGGGCCTTAGCGGCAGTGGACCTGCCTAT GCGTTCATGGCCCTGGATGCATTGGCGGATGGTGGGGTGAAGATGGGTGTGCCACGGCGACTCGCAGTTCGATTAGGAGCCCAGGCCTTACTG GGCGCTGCCAAGATGCTACTGGATTCAGAGGACCATCCAGGCCAGCTCAAGGACAATGTGTGCTCCCCTGGTGGGGCTACCATCCATGCCCTGCACTTCCTAGAGAGTGGGGGCTTCCGCTCTCTGCTTATCAATGCAGTTGAGGCTTCCTGTATCCGAACACG AGAGCTGCAGTCCATGGCTGACAAAGAAAAGATCTCTCCAGCTGCCGTTAAGAAGACCCTCCTAGACAGAGTGAAGCTGGAGTCTTCCACAGTGTCCACACAGACCCCCTCCAGCCCAGGAAAGCTCCTGACAAGAAGCCCAGCCCAGGGAGGCAAGAAGGACTAA